From a single Primulina huaijiensis isolate GDHJ02 unplaced genomic scaffold, ASM1229523v2 scaffold208312, whole genome shotgun sequence genomic region:
- the LOC140966953 gene encoding dual specificity protein phosphatase PHS1-like isoform X3, giving the protein MAANQGEDSCFSQKDNEEKDFDIGNDALEAPLPLTATSRVLYMLGDITAGPAYRFAQWLELVRKRSSKYPASGFPHRPHSTQGMSVCSGGNDLDLKTCPPSEQTAEISLWERLGKAGMLDIKSSSFSWTTLSSLHRTEHSGSGEHSEDEMNKALEVTVNSGGVVFFALFNQPENDEHCSKEAAVVIKFSSSRMATQSELLGYEFAKWLGVQTPQARVIHNVSSEWLQIKEAAEKAKDAAIIQGNELAEMTCSELLEALELSRCLLLMNYVHGSPLLESSNAFESQEAAGKTAAALGRILMLDLVIRNEDRLPCRHLRWRGNYANLLLAEKLTSANNDALEVAFDSAIKRYRPKVIRALKKEIRATSVDSVFNLSHPGLVSQGSDVSNTAESTTSLTLNESTSSDLHIVAIDNVVPRRPPAGKRANDQANYPKLIELLLNSSEYASQLLHEITGGKLKSSQLVTDANDFCGIEINSAIHEFRSGFRAALRDLQGFHMFLLTLHQKLDGLLRAFLNVLNRSSGDLDKEDPAVPESPPQAKGTEVPCPSLRSRDWILGEDNLDLNDSETQKTALRIPSSGSKEISDTCSPISRDCSYGKLSKGSGEPLHSLRLTAKIRDFHRFAKVDTESSKELQQWNDMLKNDAVKLCQENNFITGFFEGSDNNCVVDAYELKVRLEHILERIGLISDSANAEKPSAISATLFIGGALAARSVYTLQHLGIAHILCLCSNEIGQSDSQFPELFEYRNFSIYDLEDANIRDIFQEAHDFIDRVEQIGGKVLVHCFEGKSRSATLVLAYLMLRKNFTLLEAWNALKRVHRRAQPNDGFARILLDLDQKLHGRVSMEWQQRRPTMKAAWTVP; this is encoded by the exons TTCGGGAGGAAATGATCTCGATCTAAAGACTTGCCCACCTTCTGAGCAAACTGCAGAAATAAGTTTATGGGAAAGACTTGGTAAAGCTGGCATGTTAGACATCAAATCAAGCTCCTTCTCCTGGACAACACTTTCTTCTCTTCACCGCACAGAGCACAGTGGAAGTGGTGAGCATTCTGAGGATGAGATGAATAAAGCACTGGAG GTTACTGTTAATTCTGGCGGTGTTGTTTTTTTCGCTTTATTCAACCAACCCGAAAATGACGAGCATTGTTCGAAAGAAGCTGCAGTTGTTATAAAGTTCTCATCATCAAGGATGGCCACTCAGTCTGAACTGCTTGGTTATGAATTTGCAAAATGGCTAGGCGTCCAGACCCCACAG GCTAGAGTCATTCACAATGTGAGTTCTGAGTGGCTGCAAATCAAGGAGGCTGCAGAAAAAGCAAAAGACGCTGCTATTATTCAAGGGAATGAACTTGCTGAAATGACTTGTTCAGAACTCCTGGAAGCTCTTGAGCTCAGTCGCTGCCTTTTACTTATGAA CTATGTTCATGGGTCTCCTCTATTGGAAAGCTCGAATGCATTTGAATCACAGGAAGCTGCAGGAAAAACAGCTGCAGCTCTAGGCAGGATTTTAATGTTAGACCTTGTCATAAGAAATGAAGATCGTCTTCCTTGTCGCCATCTAAGGTGGCGTGGGAACTATGCAAATTTACTATTGGCTGAAAAATTAACTAGTGCAAATAATGACGCACTAGAGGTTGCTTTTGATTCTGCAATCAAAAGATATAGACCTAAAGTTATCCGGGCActtaaaaaagaaattagaGCAACTTCTGTTGACAGTGTATTTAACCTTTCTCATCCAGGATTGGTATCTCAGGGTTCTGATGTTTCTAATACAGCAGAATCCACAACGAGTCTCACTTTGAATGAGTCAACTAGCTCTGATTTACATATTGTGGCAATAGATAATGTAGTGCCTCGTAGACCCCCAGCAGGGAAACGTGCAAATGATCAAGCAAATTATCCGAAGCTCATTGAGCTACTTCTTAACAGTTCTGAGTATGCGTCACAACTATTGCATGAAATTACTGGAGGAAAACTTAAATCTTCACAGCTAGTTACTGATGCAAATGATTTCTGTGGGATTGAGATAAATTCAGCCATCCACGAATTCAGAAGTGGATTTCGAGCAGCACTCAGGGACTTGCAGGGATTTCACATGTTCCTTCTTACCCTTCACCAGAAACTAGATGGCCTCTTACGGGCTTTTCTCAATGTACTTAATAGATCTTCTGGGGATCTTGATAAAGAGGATCCGGCGGTTCCTGAATCTCCACCACAGGCTAAAGGGACTGAGGTCCCTTGTCCATCTTTACGAAGCAGGGATTGGATCCTTGGCGAGGACAATTTGGATTTGAACGACTCAGAAACACAGAAAACAGCCCTTAGGATTCCATCTTCAGGATCTAAAGAAATTTCAGACACTTGTTCTCCAATCTCACGTGATTGCTCTTATGGGAAGTTAAGCAAGGGAAGCGGTGAACCGTTGCATAGCTTGAGGTTGACGGCAAAGATTCGTGACTTTCACCGATTTGCGAAG GTTGATACAGAGTCAAGCAAAGAACTACAGCAATGGAATGATATGCTTAAAAACGATGCAGTTAAATTGTGCCAGGAGAATAACTTCATCACTGGGTTTTTTGAAGGCAGTGATAATAATTGTGTGGTGGATGCTTATGAGTTGAAG GTGAGGTTAGAGCACATTCTTGAGAGGATAGGACTGATATCTGACTCAGCAAATGCAGAAAAGCCATCAGCTATCTCTGCTACTTTGTTCATTGGTGGGGCACTTGCTGCTCGATCTGTGTACACCCTGCAGCATTTAGGGATTGCACATATTTTATGTTTGTGCTCCAATGAAATTGGACAATCTGATTCTCAGTTTCCTGAGTTATTCGAGTACCGAAATTTTTCA ATATATGACCTTGAAGATGCTAACATCAGGGATATCTTTCAAGAAGCACATGATTTTATAGATCGTGTGGAACAAATTGGTGGCAAGGTTCTGGTACATTGCTTTGAAGGGAAGAGTAGGAGTGCTACTCTAGTTCTTGCTTATCTAATGCTCAGGAA AAACTTCACTTTACTGGAAGCCTGGAATGCCCTGAAACGAGTTCATCGTAGAGCCCAGCCCAATGATGGTTTTGCGAGGATTCTTTTGGACCTAGATCAGAAGTTGCATGGAAGAGTTTCTATGGAATGGCAACAGCGTAGGCCTACGATGAAG GCAGCGTGGACAGTGCCATGA
- the LOC140966953 gene encoding dual specificity protein phosphatase PHS1-like isoform X1, translating to MAANQGEDSCFSQKDNEEKDFDIGNDALEAPLPLTATSRVLYMLGDITAGPAYRFAQWLELVRKRSSKYPASGFPHRPHSTQGMSVCSGGNDLDLKTCPPSEQTAEISLWERLGKAGMLDIKSSSFSWTTLSSLHRTEHSGSGEHSEDEMNKALEVTVNSGGVVFFALFNQPENDEHCSKEAAVVIKFSSSRMATQSELLGYEFAKWLGVQTPQARVIHNVSSEWLQIKEAAEKAKDAAIIQGNELAEMTCSELLEALELSRCLLLMNYVHGSPLLESSNAFESQEAAGKTAAALGRILMLDLVIRNEDRLPCRHLRWRGNYANLLLAEKLTSANNDALEVAFDSAIKRYRPKVIRALKKEIRATSVDSVFNLSHPGLVSQGSDVSNTAESTTSLTLNESTSSDLHIVAIDNVVPRRPPAGKRANDQANYPKLIELLLNSSEYASQLLHEITGGKLKSSQLVTDANDFCGIEINSAIHEFRSGFRAALRDLQGFHMFLLTLHQKLDGLLRAFLNVLNRSSGDLDKEDPAVPESPPQAKGTEVPCPSLRSRDWILGEDNLDLNDSETQKTALRIPSSGSKEISDTCSPISRDCSYGKLSKGSGEPLHSLRLTAKIRDFHRFAKVDTESSKELQQWNDMLKNDAVKLCQENNFITGFFEGSDNNCVVDAYELKVRLEHILERIGLISDSANAEKPSAISATLFIGGALAARSVYTLQHLGIAHILCLCSNEIGQSDSQFPELFEYRNFSIYDLEDANIRDIFQEAHDFIDRVEQIGGKVLVHCFEGKSRSATLVLAYLMLRKNFTLLEAWNALKRVHRRAQPNDGFARILLDLDQKLHGRVSMEWQQRRPTMKVCPICGKNAGLSSSSLKLHLQKAHRKLSSGSVDSAMTMEIQKALDALKISRGGSVSPTQRQTHSMIDE from the exons TTCGGGAGGAAATGATCTCGATCTAAAGACTTGCCCACCTTCTGAGCAAACTGCAGAAATAAGTTTATGGGAAAGACTTGGTAAAGCTGGCATGTTAGACATCAAATCAAGCTCCTTCTCCTGGACAACACTTTCTTCTCTTCACCGCACAGAGCACAGTGGAAGTGGTGAGCATTCTGAGGATGAGATGAATAAAGCACTGGAG GTTACTGTTAATTCTGGCGGTGTTGTTTTTTTCGCTTTATTCAACCAACCCGAAAATGACGAGCATTGTTCGAAAGAAGCTGCAGTTGTTATAAAGTTCTCATCATCAAGGATGGCCACTCAGTCTGAACTGCTTGGTTATGAATTTGCAAAATGGCTAGGCGTCCAGACCCCACAG GCTAGAGTCATTCACAATGTGAGTTCTGAGTGGCTGCAAATCAAGGAGGCTGCAGAAAAAGCAAAAGACGCTGCTATTATTCAAGGGAATGAACTTGCTGAAATGACTTGTTCAGAACTCCTGGAAGCTCTTGAGCTCAGTCGCTGCCTTTTACTTATGAA CTATGTTCATGGGTCTCCTCTATTGGAAAGCTCGAATGCATTTGAATCACAGGAAGCTGCAGGAAAAACAGCTGCAGCTCTAGGCAGGATTTTAATGTTAGACCTTGTCATAAGAAATGAAGATCGTCTTCCTTGTCGCCATCTAAGGTGGCGTGGGAACTATGCAAATTTACTATTGGCTGAAAAATTAACTAGTGCAAATAATGACGCACTAGAGGTTGCTTTTGATTCTGCAATCAAAAGATATAGACCTAAAGTTATCCGGGCActtaaaaaagaaattagaGCAACTTCTGTTGACAGTGTATTTAACCTTTCTCATCCAGGATTGGTATCTCAGGGTTCTGATGTTTCTAATACAGCAGAATCCACAACGAGTCTCACTTTGAATGAGTCAACTAGCTCTGATTTACATATTGTGGCAATAGATAATGTAGTGCCTCGTAGACCCCCAGCAGGGAAACGTGCAAATGATCAAGCAAATTATCCGAAGCTCATTGAGCTACTTCTTAACAGTTCTGAGTATGCGTCACAACTATTGCATGAAATTACTGGAGGAAAACTTAAATCTTCACAGCTAGTTACTGATGCAAATGATTTCTGTGGGATTGAGATAAATTCAGCCATCCACGAATTCAGAAGTGGATTTCGAGCAGCACTCAGGGACTTGCAGGGATTTCACATGTTCCTTCTTACCCTTCACCAGAAACTAGATGGCCTCTTACGGGCTTTTCTCAATGTACTTAATAGATCTTCTGGGGATCTTGATAAAGAGGATCCGGCGGTTCCTGAATCTCCACCACAGGCTAAAGGGACTGAGGTCCCTTGTCCATCTTTACGAAGCAGGGATTGGATCCTTGGCGAGGACAATTTGGATTTGAACGACTCAGAAACACAGAAAACAGCCCTTAGGATTCCATCTTCAGGATCTAAAGAAATTTCAGACACTTGTTCTCCAATCTCACGTGATTGCTCTTATGGGAAGTTAAGCAAGGGAAGCGGTGAACCGTTGCATAGCTTGAGGTTGACGGCAAAGATTCGTGACTTTCACCGATTTGCGAAG GTTGATACAGAGTCAAGCAAAGAACTACAGCAATGGAATGATATGCTTAAAAACGATGCAGTTAAATTGTGCCAGGAGAATAACTTCATCACTGGGTTTTTTGAAGGCAGTGATAATAATTGTGTGGTGGATGCTTATGAGTTGAAG GTGAGGTTAGAGCACATTCTTGAGAGGATAGGACTGATATCTGACTCAGCAAATGCAGAAAAGCCATCAGCTATCTCTGCTACTTTGTTCATTGGTGGGGCACTTGCTGCTCGATCTGTGTACACCCTGCAGCATTTAGGGATTGCACATATTTTATGTTTGTGCTCCAATGAAATTGGACAATCTGATTCTCAGTTTCCTGAGTTATTCGAGTACCGAAATTTTTCA ATATATGACCTTGAAGATGCTAACATCAGGGATATCTTTCAAGAAGCACATGATTTTATAGATCGTGTGGAACAAATTGGTGGCAAGGTTCTGGTACATTGCTTTGAAGGGAAGAGTAGGAGTGCTACTCTAGTTCTTGCTTATCTAATGCTCAGGAA AAACTTCACTTTACTGGAAGCCTGGAATGCCCTGAAACGAGTTCATCGTAGAGCCCAGCCCAATGATGGTTTTGCGAGGATTCTTTTGGACCTAGATCAGAAGTTGCATGGAAGAGTTTCTATGGAATGGCAACAGCGTAGGCCTACGATGAAGGTTTGCCCTATATGCGGAAAAAATGCTGGTTTAAGCAGCAGTTCTTTAAAGCTTCATTTGCAAAAAGCTCACAGAAAACTATCATCAGGCAGCGTGGACAGTGCCATGACTATGGAAATACAGAAGGCATTGGATGCACTCAAAATAAGTCGAGGCGGTAGTGTCAGCCCCACCCAAAGACAAACTCATTCCATGATTGATGAATAA
- the LOC140966953 gene encoding dual specificity protein phosphatase PHS1-like isoform X2 yields MAANQGEDSCFSQKDNEEKDFDIGNDALEAPLPLTATSRVLYMLGDITAGPAYRFAQWLELVRKRSSKYPASGFPHRPHSTQGISGGNDLDLKTCPPSEQTAEISLWERLGKAGMLDIKSSSFSWTTLSSLHRTEHSGSGEHSEDEMNKALEVTVNSGGVVFFALFNQPENDEHCSKEAAVVIKFSSSRMATQSELLGYEFAKWLGVQTPQARVIHNVSSEWLQIKEAAEKAKDAAIIQGNELAEMTCSELLEALELSRCLLLMNYVHGSPLLESSNAFESQEAAGKTAAALGRILMLDLVIRNEDRLPCRHLRWRGNYANLLLAEKLTSANNDALEVAFDSAIKRYRPKVIRALKKEIRATSVDSVFNLSHPGLVSQGSDVSNTAESTTSLTLNESTSSDLHIVAIDNVVPRRPPAGKRANDQANYPKLIELLLNSSEYASQLLHEITGGKLKSSQLVTDANDFCGIEINSAIHEFRSGFRAALRDLQGFHMFLLTLHQKLDGLLRAFLNVLNRSSGDLDKEDPAVPESPPQAKGTEVPCPSLRSRDWILGEDNLDLNDSETQKTALRIPSSGSKEISDTCSPISRDCSYGKLSKGSGEPLHSLRLTAKIRDFHRFAKVDTESSKELQQWNDMLKNDAVKLCQENNFITGFFEGSDNNCVVDAYELKVRLEHILERIGLISDSANAEKPSAISATLFIGGALAARSVYTLQHLGIAHILCLCSNEIGQSDSQFPELFEYRNFSIYDLEDANIRDIFQEAHDFIDRVEQIGGKVLVHCFEGKSRSATLVLAYLMLRKNFTLLEAWNALKRVHRRAQPNDGFARILLDLDQKLHGRVSMEWQQRRPTMKVCPICGKNAGLSSSSLKLHLQKAHRKLSSGSVDSAMTMEIQKALDALKISRGGSVSPTQRQTHSMIDE; encoded by the exons TTCGGGAGGAAATGATCTCGATCTAAAGACTTGCCCACCTTCTGAGCAAACTGCAGAAATAAGTTTATGGGAAAGACTTGGTAAAGCTGGCATGTTAGACATCAAATCAAGCTCCTTCTCCTGGACAACACTTTCTTCTCTTCACCGCACAGAGCACAGTGGAAGTGGTGAGCATTCTGAGGATGAGATGAATAAAGCACTGGAG GTTACTGTTAATTCTGGCGGTGTTGTTTTTTTCGCTTTATTCAACCAACCCGAAAATGACGAGCATTGTTCGAAAGAAGCTGCAGTTGTTATAAAGTTCTCATCATCAAGGATGGCCACTCAGTCTGAACTGCTTGGTTATGAATTTGCAAAATGGCTAGGCGTCCAGACCCCACAG GCTAGAGTCATTCACAATGTGAGTTCTGAGTGGCTGCAAATCAAGGAGGCTGCAGAAAAAGCAAAAGACGCTGCTATTATTCAAGGGAATGAACTTGCTGAAATGACTTGTTCAGAACTCCTGGAAGCTCTTGAGCTCAGTCGCTGCCTTTTACTTATGAA CTATGTTCATGGGTCTCCTCTATTGGAAAGCTCGAATGCATTTGAATCACAGGAAGCTGCAGGAAAAACAGCTGCAGCTCTAGGCAGGATTTTAATGTTAGACCTTGTCATAAGAAATGAAGATCGTCTTCCTTGTCGCCATCTAAGGTGGCGTGGGAACTATGCAAATTTACTATTGGCTGAAAAATTAACTAGTGCAAATAATGACGCACTAGAGGTTGCTTTTGATTCTGCAATCAAAAGATATAGACCTAAAGTTATCCGGGCActtaaaaaagaaattagaGCAACTTCTGTTGACAGTGTATTTAACCTTTCTCATCCAGGATTGGTATCTCAGGGTTCTGATGTTTCTAATACAGCAGAATCCACAACGAGTCTCACTTTGAATGAGTCAACTAGCTCTGATTTACATATTGTGGCAATAGATAATGTAGTGCCTCGTAGACCCCCAGCAGGGAAACGTGCAAATGATCAAGCAAATTATCCGAAGCTCATTGAGCTACTTCTTAACAGTTCTGAGTATGCGTCACAACTATTGCATGAAATTACTGGAGGAAAACTTAAATCTTCACAGCTAGTTACTGATGCAAATGATTTCTGTGGGATTGAGATAAATTCAGCCATCCACGAATTCAGAAGTGGATTTCGAGCAGCACTCAGGGACTTGCAGGGATTTCACATGTTCCTTCTTACCCTTCACCAGAAACTAGATGGCCTCTTACGGGCTTTTCTCAATGTACTTAATAGATCTTCTGGGGATCTTGATAAAGAGGATCCGGCGGTTCCTGAATCTCCACCACAGGCTAAAGGGACTGAGGTCCCTTGTCCATCTTTACGAAGCAGGGATTGGATCCTTGGCGAGGACAATTTGGATTTGAACGACTCAGAAACACAGAAAACAGCCCTTAGGATTCCATCTTCAGGATCTAAAGAAATTTCAGACACTTGTTCTCCAATCTCACGTGATTGCTCTTATGGGAAGTTAAGCAAGGGAAGCGGTGAACCGTTGCATAGCTTGAGGTTGACGGCAAAGATTCGTGACTTTCACCGATTTGCGAAG GTTGATACAGAGTCAAGCAAAGAACTACAGCAATGGAATGATATGCTTAAAAACGATGCAGTTAAATTGTGCCAGGAGAATAACTTCATCACTGGGTTTTTTGAAGGCAGTGATAATAATTGTGTGGTGGATGCTTATGAGTTGAAG GTGAGGTTAGAGCACATTCTTGAGAGGATAGGACTGATATCTGACTCAGCAAATGCAGAAAAGCCATCAGCTATCTCTGCTACTTTGTTCATTGGTGGGGCACTTGCTGCTCGATCTGTGTACACCCTGCAGCATTTAGGGATTGCACATATTTTATGTTTGTGCTCCAATGAAATTGGACAATCTGATTCTCAGTTTCCTGAGTTATTCGAGTACCGAAATTTTTCA ATATATGACCTTGAAGATGCTAACATCAGGGATATCTTTCAAGAAGCACATGATTTTATAGATCGTGTGGAACAAATTGGTGGCAAGGTTCTGGTACATTGCTTTGAAGGGAAGAGTAGGAGTGCTACTCTAGTTCTTGCTTATCTAATGCTCAGGAA AAACTTCACTTTACTGGAAGCCTGGAATGCCCTGAAACGAGTTCATCGTAGAGCCCAGCCCAATGATGGTTTTGCGAGGATTCTTTTGGACCTAGATCAGAAGTTGCATGGAAGAGTTTCTATGGAATGGCAACAGCGTAGGCCTACGATGAAGGTTTGCCCTATATGCGGAAAAAATGCTGGTTTAAGCAGCAGTTCTTTAAAGCTTCATTTGCAAAAAGCTCACAGAAAACTATCATCAGGCAGCGTGGACAGTGCCATGACTATGGAAATACAGAAGGCATTGGATGCACTCAAAATAAGTCGAGGCGGTAGTGTCAGCCCCACCCAAAGACAAACTCATTCCATGATTGATGAATAA